One window of Eulemur rufifrons isolate Redbay chromosome 25, OSU_ERuf_1, whole genome shotgun sequence genomic DNA carries:
- the TMEM236 gene encoding transmembrane protein 236, with protein MISGRLIKLVVFELLEFAAFSVPTLVIMEQFATAHQNTRITSDRTHYWLIVSCSIAYVALVTLVIWVPVKVLLHRKLHLYKKITGWRPVLMMCVILTTLPSFAFSIAVTEIQKNINGSSILPDTLPDLSVSLVLLSLIIVDIIEKLRIYPLRGSRESTDDGPIHTTALPQIKTVTEQVRPNEENSVSPQAAGATEVWQPPGAMTQSQVSALRAPPEPSFHSGILKIMSRRDVRAQIFLWSFLLWSDTMEMVRVAGHPSVYKSHWVYPVYIFSFISVLRMIFTPKNPLLNSVSILLQDLPFVFVRLGLIIVLGTITPVWGLCKNILVTLSYVYFNHLTRLRVFSAFELSPF; from the exons ATGATTTCTGGAAGGCTCATCAAGCTCGTGGTTTTTGAGCTCCTGGAGTTTGCAGCTTTCTCCGTCCCCACGCTTGTGATCATGGAGCAGTTTGCCACCGCCCATCAGAACACCAGGATTACGTCTGACAGAACGCATTATTGGCTGATCGTGTCCTGTTCTATTGCCTATGTGGCGTTGGTGACCCTGGTGATCTGGGTTCCTGTAAAAGTTCTCTTACACAGGAAacttcatctttacaaaaaaattacaggATG GAGACCTGTTCTGATGATGTGCGTAATACTCACCACGTTGCCCAGTTTCGCGTTTTCCATAGCGGTGACCGAG aTTCAGAAGAACATCAATGGGTCCTCTATCTTACCTGATACGTTACCTGACCTGTCTGTGTCTTTGGTCCTGTTATCCTTGATCATAGTTGATATCATTGAAAAACTCAGGATATATCCTCTTAGAGGGAGTCGAGAGA GTACCGATGATGGGCCCATCCATACAACCGCTTTGCCACAAATAAAAACGGTGACAGAGCAAGTGAGGCCGAATGAAGAAAACTCTGTATCTCCCCAGGCTGCAGGGGCAACCGAGGTGTGGCAACCACCAGGAGCCATGACACAGAGCCAGGTGTCTGCGCTGAGGGCACCCCCGGAGCCCTCCTTTCACTCTGGAATCCTGAAAATAATGTCTCGGCGGGATGTGCGGGCCCAGATATTCCTGTGGAGCTTTCTGCTGTGGTCGGACACAATGGAGATGGTGCGCGTGGCCGGTCACCCCAGCGTGTACAAGTCACACTGGGTATATCCAGTCTACATATTCAGTTTCATTTCTGTCCTGCGGATGATATTCACTCCCAAAAATCCTCTTCTCAATTCCGTGAGCATCTTGCTGCAGGATTTACCCTTTGTCTTCGTCAGACTTGGTTTAATCATTGTCCTGGGGACGATCACACCCGTTTGGGGCCTTTGTAAAAACATACTGGTGACACTATCTTATGTTTACTTCAATCACCTAACCAGACTCAGGGTTTTCTCTGCCTTTGAATTGTCTCcgttttaa